The Sneathiella sp. P13V-1 genome window below encodes:
- a CDS encoding helix-turn-helix domain-containing protein yields the protein MSDQHFHFHNIADFCEFMGGNKPENPHLFVKFQDEQVSNVACQVGCMGEVSYSTDFYMIAVKNIIAGDVYYGRTKYDFSNGSMMFLAPRQRLKMSNVVISSHMGMILVHEDYLQGHKMRDVFKNAGFFSYAVNEALHLSPREESQIRMLMHGINDEYQNNQDEYSKDLILSQLDTLLKYAKRYYSRQFLNRKELSNEILVSFEQVLAELFEPTSSSQVAVPKIDDIASRMGISSRYLSDTLKSVTGMAAQEHIHLYLLDEAKNLLLQPNISVSQVAYQLGFEYPQYFSRLFKKKVGVSPKVYQSQSAIH from the coding sequence ATGTCCGATCAGCATTTTCATTTCCACAATATCGCAGATTTCTGTGAGTTTATGGGGGGCAACAAACCAGAGAACCCGCATCTGTTCGTCAAATTTCAGGACGAGCAAGTATCCAATGTTGCGTGTCAAGTGGGCTGCATGGGAGAGGTGAGTTATTCCACTGACTTCTATATGATCGCGGTAAAAAACATTATTGCGGGTGATGTCTATTATGGGCGCACCAAATACGACTTCTCTAACGGATCAATGATGTTTCTGGCCCCCCGTCAAAGACTGAAAATGTCCAACGTGGTGATCTCCTCTCATATGGGAATGATCCTGGTGCATGAAGACTATCTTCAAGGACACAAAATGCGGGATGTGTTCAAAAACGCCGGATTTTTCTCTTATGCCGTCAACGAAGCTTTGCACCTATCACCGCGAGAAGAGAGCCAAATTCGCATGTTGATGCATGGGATTAATGATGAGTATCAAAATAATCAGGATGAATATAGTAAGGACCTTATCCTGTCTCAATTGGATACATTGTTAAAATATGCAAAGCGCTATTACTCCCGTCAGTTCCTAAACCGCAAGGAGTTATCTAACGAGATATTGGTGAGCTTCGAGCAGGTATTGGCTGAGCTGTTTGAACCCACATCAAGTTCTCAAGTTGCTGTTCCTAAAATTGATGATATCGCAAGCCGAATGGGAATTTCATCACGCTATTTAAGTGATACGTTGAAATCTGTAACTGGAATGGCCGCGCAGGAACATATTCACTTATACCTGCTGGATGAAGCGAAGAACCTATTGCTACAACCCAATATCTCTGTCTCTCAAGTGGCCTATCAACTCGGTTTTGAATACCCGCAGTATTTCTCCAGGCTGTTCAAGAAAAAGGTAGGGGTCAGCCCAAAGGTTTATCAAAGCCAAAGTGCTATTCACTGA